Proteins from a genomic interval of Salinivibrio kushneri:
- the xni gene encoding flap endonuclease Xni, with the protein MSSLHVVIIDAMNLIRRVHAAQPESDAIDTTVNACIKTLNKIINHSQPSHIVAVFDHMGSDRGWRAEILPAYKQHRKPMPTVLEHGLDAIQDAFWQHGVDSLLSQGDEADDMIATLALKVAEHQQQVTIVSTDKGYCQLLQPMIRIRDYFQQRWLDLAFVQAQFGVRPDQLCDFWGLAGISSSEISGVPGIGPKTATSLLSDYADIDAIFAADDLAPKWQKKLTGHYELAQQCKQVAQLKTDIPLGFNLQDIRFDSVSQSQSS; encoded by the coding sequence ATGTCTAGCCTCCATGTTGTCATTATCGATGCAATGAACCTCATTCGCCGTGTCCACGCGGCTCAGCCTGAGAGCGATGCCATCGACACCACGGTGAATGCCTGCATCAAAACCCTCAATAAAATCATCAATCATAGCCAACCGAGCCATATTGTTGCTGTTTTTGATCATATGGGCAGTGATCGTGGCTGGCGCGCAGAGATCCTGCCGGCATACAAACAGCACCGTAAACCGATGCCTACGGTGCTCGAACATGGGTTAGATGCGATTCAAGATGCATTTTGGCAGCACGGCGTTGACTCGTTGCTTTCTCAGGGCGATGAAGCTGACGACATGATTGCCACTTTGGCTTTAAAGGTGGCAGAACATCAGCAACAAGTGACCATAGTGTCGACCGATAAAGGCTACTGTCAGCTTTTGCAACCGATGATTAGGATCCGCGATTATTTTCAGCAGCGCTGGCTAGATCTCGCCTTCGTCCAGGCGCAATTCGGCGTTCGTCCGGACCAGCTTTGCGATTTTTGGGGGCTCGCGGGGATCAGCAGCAGTGAGATCAGTGGCGTACCCGGGATTGGCCCCAAAACGGCCACCAGCCTGCTGAGCGATTATGCTGATATCGATGCTATTTTTGCTGCGGACGATCTCGCACCAAAGTGGCAGAAAAAACTCACTGGCCATTATGAATTGGCGCAACAATGTAAACAGGTCGCACAACTGAAAACGGATATCCCACTCGGCTTTAACTTGCAAGATATCCGTTTTGACTCCGTCAGCCAGAGCCAATCTTCGTAA
- a CDS encoding tetratricopeptide repeat protein, which produces MRISRLLVGLLFWLTSITAFASIHSSPVLTNAEKLLETSPTQSLEISNRFLAQRRLTTGANRSHVNNDTDRSIRTPLHTVYAYLISARAYAYLDQPVEAKAALQKAYQVVDEYDLKHVQVQVLLTEASLIWHLDRDSTRALATLDAAQKAIEALPENSLNGQESRFKSALLRANILAATADSDTALVAYENARSQLNSDPQDLRDKVEFQLSLGGFLLDQKQHESALTELLSAFWIASENEYTALIAGANMKLARLYNQQGALKQALEHANQAAAFFEHYSLSRRLSASQRLLATIYEQQARYNFALVHYFNALEIEQALGRLQPLAQVHLAIARTYYQLEHFPLSDRYIQDALRLVGSLPNSPLTTQAMLLQGRIHLALSQPKQAEKEIRTALERAEAEKDFQTMTMAHHALSKALESQGKYQAALMMQRDYEKLRAQQLQSERQQQADTFKQQQRVVERQLQMDELQRQLDSAHQEQLHLQKVNYFLLGSLGVLVAIVYLRHRAAVMRQGELEELRDDFYTHPRTGLRNLRMLNAKLPRSLEKSNANFEQWYLNDMIHQPLSDRLRFAMFDVAFLKALFLRLGYQRAQDIERQLGDYLSERVTQSGRLYHFADTLFIYIETNWEQDTQPDALAHFVQSLIADFVSHYQSSQAHTMSEGDSSPALTPQVAIGLAEYPFLPRAYTSINDQELIEILLTATHQASDLAQQTGESHWVHFSAINTAPAASFVNTNLRHACLKGIDSGLVKVKSSANDLLNWQKDHESDKKPASVIDDHSNKSV; this is translated from the coding sequence CGCCCGTACTCACTAATGCGGAAAAACTCCTCGAAACGTCTCCAACGCAATCGTTGGAAATCAGCAATCGTTTTTTAGCCCAACGCCGCCTAACCACAGGCGCCAATCGCTCACATGTGAATAACGACACGGATCGTTCGATTCGCACGCCATTGCATACCGTGTATGCCTATTTGATCAGTGCCCGAGCTTATGCTTATCTCGATCAACCGGTTGAGGCTAAAGCGGCGCTACAAAAAGCCTATCAAGTGGTCGATGAATACGACTTAAAACACGTACAAGTGCAAGTCTTGCTGACCGAAGCCTCTCTTATCTGGCACCTTGATCGCGACTCAACGCGCGCCCTCGCGACACTCGATGCCGCCCAAAAAGCCATTGAGGCCTTACCGGAAAACAGCTTAAACGGTCAAGAAAGCCGTTTTAAAAGTGCTTTACTGCGCGCCAATATTCTCGCCGCCACCGCAGACAGTGACACCGCGCTTGTCGCCTATGAAAATGCGCGCAGCCAGCTTAATAGTGATCCCCAAGATTTACGGGATAAGGTCGAGTTTCAGCTCTCACTGGGTGGCTTTTTACTCGACCAGAAGCAACATGAGAGTGCCCTGACCGAGTTACTCAGCGCTTTCTGGATAGCCAGCGAGAACGAATACACAGCATTGATTGCCGGTGCCAATATGAAACTGGCCAGGCTGTATAATCAGCAAGGCGCGCTTAAGCAAGCCCTTGAGCACGCGAACCAAGCCGCTGCCTTTTTTGAGCATTATTCATTAAGCCGACGCTTATCAGCATCACAGCGCCTGCTGGCCACCATTTACGAGCAACAAGCCCGTTATAATTTTGCCTTGGTGCATTATTTTAATGCACTTGAAATTGAGCAAGCACTCGGTCGTCTCCAACCGCTTGCACAAGTCCATCTGGCCATCGCCCGCACCTATTATCAGCTAGAGCATTTCCCGCTCAGTGACAGATATATCCAAGATGCGTTAAGACTGGTCGGTAGCCTACCCAACTCGCCCCTGACCACACAGGCAATGTTGTTGCAAGGACGTATTCATCTTGCGCTTTCTCAACCCAAGCAAGCAGAGAAAGAAATTCGCACCGCGCTAGAGCGAGCAGAGGCAGAAAAAGACTTTCAAACCATGACGATGGCGCATCATGCCCTCTCCAAAGCCTTGGAGTCGCAAGGCAAGTATCAAGCGGCCCTGATGATGCAACGTGATTATGAAAAGCTGCGCGCGCAGCAACTGCAATCAGAGCGACAGCAACAAGCCGATACCTTTAAACAACAACAGCGTGTGGTCGAGCGGCAGCTACAAATGGATGAGCTGCAGCGCCAGCTAGATAGCGCACATCAAGAACAGCTTCACTTACAAAAGGTCAACTATTTCCTATTAGGCAGCCTTGGGGTGTTAGTGGCCATTGTTTACCTTCGTCATCGTGCCGCGGTGATGCGTCAGGGAGAACTCGAAGAGCTGCGTGATGACTTTTATACGCACCCACGTACTGGGCTGAGAAACTTACGCATGCTCAATGCCAAATTACCGCGTTCGTTGGAAAAAAGTAACGCCAACTTTGAGCAATGGTATCTGAACGACATGATCCATCAGCCACTGAGTGATCGGCTCCGCTTTGCCATGTTCGACGTTGCCTTTCTTAAAGCGTTATTTTTGCGTCTCGGCTATCAAAGGGCGCAAGATATCGAGCGTCAGCTTGGCGACTATTTGTCCGAGCGTGTCACTCAATCTGGCCGCTTATATCATTTCGCCGATACCTTGTTTATTTATATCGAGACCAATTGGGAGCAAGATACCCAGCCTGATGCACTTGCTCATTTTGTGCAGTCTTTGATCGCAGACTTTGTCAGCCACTATCAAAGTAGTCAGGCACACACGATGAGTGAAGGTGACTCATCCCCGGCGCTCACGCCGCAAGTCGCCATTGGTCTCGCGGAGTATCCTTTTTTACCACGTGCGTACACATCGATTAATGACCAAGAGTTGATCGAGATTTTATTAACGGCGACCCATCAAGCCAGTGATCTCGCGCAACAGACCGGGGAAAGTCATTGGGTACACTTTAGCGCAATTAACACAGCGCCCGCCGCGAGCTTCGTCAATACCAACTTGCGTCATGCTTGCTTGAAAGGCATTGATTCTGGATTAGTGAAGGTTAAATCTTCAGCTAACGACTTGTTGAACTGGCAGAAGGATCACGAATCTGATAAAAAGCCAGCGTCAGTTATTGATGACCATAGCAATAAATCGGTATAG
- the ppnN gene encoding nucleotide 5'-monophosphate nucleosidase PpnN, translating to MITHISPIGTMDLLSQIEVDRLKASASSDLYRLYRNCSLAVLNSGSHTDSSKALLEKHANFEIRVLRRERGIKLELVNPPDHAFVDGKIIRGIQEHMFSVLRDIIHVNVQLEHSPALNLDSSPHITNLIFGILRNAKTLRPRVDPNLVVCWGGHSINDIEYQYTREVGHELGLRELDICTGCGPGAMEGPMKGAAIGHAKQRTYDSRFIGLTEPSIIAAEPPNPMVNELVIMPDIEKRLEAFVRIAHGIVIFPGGAGTAEELLYILGIMMHPDNRSQPLPIVLTGPKESEDYFRDIDAFIRDVLGEEATQYYEIVIDDPAKAARLMKNAMPAVKEHRKATGDAYSYNWSLKIEPDFQHPFAPTHDNMANLNLHMDQRPELLASALRQAFSGIVAGNVKDEGMRNIEQHGPFKIDGDKYLMEKMDKLLQSFVDQQRMKLPGTAYVPCYEIVS from the coding sequence ATGATCACACACATTAGTCCGATTGGAACGATGGATCTGCTTTCTCAAATCGAGGTCGATCGTTTAAAAGCCAGCGCCAGCAGTGATCTGTACCGCTTATACCGCAACTGCTCATTGGCCGTTTTAAATTCAGGCAGCCATACAGACAGCTCCAAAGCACTTCTCGAAAAGCACGCCAACTTTGAAATTCGCGTGTTACGCCGAGAGCGGGGGATCAAACTCGAGCTGGTTAACCCACCCGATCATGCCTTTGTCGACGGCAAGATCATTCGCGGCATTCAAGAGCATATGTTCTCTGTCCTCCGCGACATTATTCACGTTAATGTGCAGCTCGAGCATAGTCCTGCCCTCAACCTCGATAGCTCACCGCATATCACTAACTTAATATTCGGTATCTTGCGTAATGCGAAAACGCTCCGTCCACGGGTCGATCCGAATTTAGTGGTTTGCTGGGGCGGGCATTCGATCAACGACATCGAATATCAATACACGCGTGAAGTGGGTCACGAGCTTGGCCTGCGTGAACTGGATATTTGTACGGGGTGTGGTCCAGGTGCGATGGAGGGGCCAATGAAAGGCGCTGCGATCGGCCATGCCAAGCAGCGCACGTATGACAGCCGGTTTATTGGCTTAACCGAGCCCTCTATTATCGCTGCTGAGCCGCCGAACCCCATGGTTAACGAACTGGTTATCATGCCCGATATTGAAAAGCGCCTAGAAGCCTTTGTCCGTATCGCGCATGGGATTGTCATTTTCCCTGGCGGCGCAGGGACAGCGGAAGAGTTACTTTATATTCTTGGCATCATGATGCATCCTGATAACCGCTCACAGCCTTTGCCTATCGTGTTAACCGGCCCGAAAGAGAGTGAAGATTACTTTCGCGATATCGATGCGTTTATTCGTGATGTCTTGGGCGAGGAAGCCACCCAATATTATGAAATCGTGATTGACGATCCTGCTAAAGCCGCACGATTGATGAAAAATGCCATGCCCGCGGTCAAAGAGCATCGCAAGGCCACTGGCGATGCCTACTCATACAATTGGTCATTAAAAATCGAGCCGGATTTCCAACATCCCTTCGCACCAACACATGACAATATGGCTAATCTTAACTTGCACATGGATCAGCGCCCAGAGTTGCTCGCTTCCGCGTTACGTCAAGCATTCTCGGGCATTGTGGCGGGGAATGTGAAAGACGAGGGAATGCGCAATATCGAGCAACATGGCCCGTTTAAAATCGATGGTGACAAATATTTGATGGAAAAAATGGACAAACTATTACAAAGCTTCGTCGACCAACAACGGATGAAGCTGCCAGGTACCGCCTATGTGCCGTGCTACGAGATTGTCTCCTAA
- a CDS encoding GGDEF domain-containing protein, giving the protein MTKSTPSPLSAQTAQAGNNASPSAYRELALRSRREIHSLKRLVSRFIATCSGKNNLVDQKLAEFRDVLYSTQDVSALLPRLAVIERMVGHQNMTQAKAQSHLDEQFHTSGETLQRVTGLPVQLKRDLRDLLAQPANGDTERTQHLIKLLQLYERAVTLQVARPRTQQIPDIDNDQIRRVADELQNLITELDIDGQAGDKLLEIRRELQTDISPATVVSLTLAALKLILEATQSERRASQQFLSQVNDDLVSISQQNTRAHDHASQLRLAHQSVDQRLDRTITDIEHELKRKGAAKANPEAALTQALAELQVIAQENKALKNREQSLEEQLAHNQNQLSALAEQTLDQHRRIGDQERKRLLDPLTRVYNRAALNDRLEHEYRLWKKYQREFCLAVVDLDHFKQVNQQFGYEVGDKALKIIARTIYQCLRDTDFIARFGGEEFVILLPDADDETRTDILANISHTIRKLPLKFKNERVSISVSIGATLFQGEDTPTPVLERADQALYQAKNSGRNQIIWC; this is encoded by the coding sequence ATGACTAAGTCCACCCCATCACCGTTGTCGGCCCAGACCGCTCAGGCGGGTAATAATGCGTCGCCCTCAGCGTATCGGGAGCTGGCGCTCAGGTCGCGTCGGGAGATCCATAGCCTTAAACGGCTGGTGTCGCGCTTTATCGCTACGTGCTCGGGTAAAAATAACTTGGTCGACCAAAAGCTGGCCGAGTTCCGTGATGTATTGTATTCAACGCAGGATGTTAGCGCGTTGCTCCCGCGTTTAGCCGTTATTGAACGCATGGTGGGTCATCAAAACATGACACAAGCAAAAGCACAGTCACACCTCGATGAGCAATTTCACACCAGTGGTGAAACACTACAGCGAGTGACAGGTCTCCCCGTTCAATTGAAACGCGACTTGCGAGATCTATTGGCGCAACCGGCGAACGGTGATACCGAACGCACACAGCACCTCATTAAGTTACTTCAACTTTACGAACGCGCCGTGACCTTGCAAGTTGCCAGGCCCCGTACTCAGCAAATACCAGACATCGACAACGATCAAATACGTCGCGTCGCTGACGAACTACAAAATCTGATTACAGAACTCGATATCGACGGTCAAGCAGGCGACAAGTTGCTTGAAATCCGCCGTGAACTGCAGACCGATATATCACCGGCTACCGTGGTGTCTTTAACGTTAGCGGCGCTCAAACTGATTCTGGAAGCCACCCAATCTGAGCGGCGCGCTTCGCAGCAATTTCTCAGTCAAGTCAATGATGACCTCGTATCAATAAGCCAACAAAATACCCGTGCGCATGATCATGCCAGCCAGCTGCGACTGGCACACCAAAGTGTCGATCAGCGACTCGATCGCACCATTACCGATATTGAACACGAACTCAAACGGAAAGGCGCGGCAAAAGCCAACCCAGAAGCCGCATTAACCCAAGCGCTTGCAGAGCTGCAAGTGATCGCGCAAGAAAATAAAGCGCTCAAAAATCGCGAGCAATCCTTGGAAGAGCAATTAGCACACAATCAAAACCAGCTTAGCGCCTTAGCAGAGCAAACCCTCGATCAACACCGTCGGATCGGTGATCAGGAGCGCAAACGTCTGTTAGATCCACTTACCCGTGTCTACAACCGTGCCGCCCTAAACGATCGTTTGGAACATGAGTACCGATTATGGAAAAAGTACCAGCGTGAGTTTTGCCTTGCCGTCGTTGATCTTGACCACTTTAAACAAGTGAATCAGCAATTTGGCTACGAAGTCGGTGATAAAGCTTTAAAAATTATCGCGCGCACCATCTACCAATGCTTACGCGACACCGACTTTATTGCCCGCTTTGGTGGCGAAGAGTTTGTGATTTTGTTACCTGATGCCGACGATGAAACGCGCACTGATATTTTGGCTAATATTAGCCATACCATTCGTAAACTCCCGCTGAAGTTTAAAAACGAGCGCGTGTCAATTAGCGTCTCAATTGGTGCCACCCTCTTCCAAGGTGAAGATACCCCCACACCGGTGCTAGAGCGTGCTGACCAAGCGCTCTATCAAGCGAAAAACAGTGGTCGCAACCAAATCATCTGGTGTTAA